One Pasteurella dagmatis DNA segment encodes these proteins:
- a CDS encoding DUF4209 domain-containing protein, with protein sequence MPNLEFCEKEILKQKCTEVFSLLKRPNEPYSVFEIASAFSSQANKEKDKKIAETLTLLAKVTSPTLQPTSRNEPFIASCSNPYPIFTPTLLTSEELDSLADILEEIEQPILKARIADILWIYAKPKKREHCITAIKSYLAIEASNNFSYLDIYDLWERASYLSVSLKDQTISEEIKNKLVLEFEKDSIHWDFHQLRISEIVLNTGLDNSILQQLGEKLLKIALPKFENPFNAKNEYISGAKSIFEKIQNSEKIAECDHLLGKLHEEQGDLNKSHSNITANHNYRQALLFYRKIPKRYRNKFCIDDTKLNNLINRINTSAQSMIDEFTLVKTPEIDVSKLKQVAIAHVANKNDISLALGYFSGISSCNLNNILQQTEDIARKTIFQNLASYSCFSSDGRLIQEIQPLTQENKEQVLFQKAIHNFPMHIGFEVITSIKPAFMQLQNEYAISKEILISLCKHSRIVPDNRVISVAEALFQGFEYNFGNAIHLLTPQVENIVRQYLKNNGVITTHTDPDGKENERSLSSLLDDEQSRNLLGDDLWFELQAVFTHPLGANLRNKVAHGLLNDEDSNSYTYIYAWWMVLRIIIRNI encoded by the coding sequence ATGCCTAACCTTGAGTTTTGTGAGAAGGAAATATTAAAACAAAAATGTACAGAAGTATTTTCACTTCTTAAAAGACCGAATGAACCATATTCAGTATTTGAAATTGCCTCTGCATTTAGTAGTCAAGCTAATAAGGAAAAAGATAAAAAAATAGCAGAGACGTTAACATTATTAGCAAAAGTAACATCACCAACCCTTCAACCAACTAGCAGAAATGAACCATTCATAGCATCTTGTTCTAACCCATACCCTATTTTCACACCTACATTATTAACAAGTGAAGAACTTGATTCTTTAGCTGATATTCTAGAAGAAATTGAGCAACCTATTTTAAAAGCAAGAATTGCCGATATTTTATGGATATATGCTAAACCTAAGAAAAGAGAACACTGTATTACTGCGATTAAGAGCTACCTTGCAATTGAAGCATCAAATAACTTTTCTTATCTTGATATTTATGACTTATGGGAGCGTGCTAGTTATTTAAGCGTATCTCTAAAAGATCAAACAATATCAGAGGAAATAAAAAATAAACTTGTACTGGAATTTGAAAAGGATTCAATACATTGGGATTTTCATCAATTACGCATTAGCGAAATCGTTTTAAATACAGGATTAGATAATAGTATTCTTCAACAATTAGGAGAAAAACTTTTAAAAATAGCACTTCCAAAATTTGAAAATCCTTTTAATGCAAAAAATGAATACATTTCAGGTGCTAAAAGTATCTTTGAAAAAATACAAAATTCAGAAAAAATTGCGGAATGCGATCACCTCTTAGGAAAATTACACGAAGAACAAGGCGATCTAAATAAATCTCACAGTAACATAACTGCAAATCACAACTATAGGCAAGCTTTACTCTTTTATAGAAAAATCCCCAAAAGATATAGGAATAAATTTTGTATTGATGATACAAAACTAAATAATCTTATAAATCGGATAAATACATCAGCACAATCAATGATTGATGAGTTTACTCTTGTAAAAACACCGGAAATAGATGTTTCTAAACTAAAACAAGTAGCTATTGCACATGTTGCAAATAAAAATGACATATCATTAGCATTAGGATATTTTTCTGGCATCTCGTCTTGTAATTTAAATAATATACTTCAACAAACAGAAGACATAGCTAGAAAAACAATTTTCCAGAATCTTGCCAGCTATTCTTGTTTTTCTAGTGATGGTAGATTAATTCAAGAAATTCAACCTTTGACACAGGAAAACAAAGAGCAAGTTCTTTTTCAAAAAGCTATTCATAATTTCCCGATGCATATAGGATTTGAAGTTATTACATCTATAAAGCCAGCATTTATGCAACTTCAAAATGAATATGCTATATCTAAAGAAATCTTAATTTCTTTATGTAAACACTCCCGCATAGTGCCTGATAACAGGGTCATTTCTGTTGCAGAAGCACTGTTCCAAGGATTTGAATATAATTTTGGTAATGCAATACATTTATTGACACCACAAGTAGAGAATATAGTCAGACAATATCTCAAAAATAATGGTGTAATTACTACCCATACCGATCCGGATGGAAAAGAAAATGAGAGAAGCCTTTCTTCTTTATTAGATGATGAACAATCCAGAAATCTTTTAGGAGACGATCTGTGGTTCGAACTCCAAGCGGTATTTACACATCCCTTAGGTGCTAACCTCAGAAATAAGGTTGCTCATGGTTTGTTGAATGATGAGGATAGTAACTCGTATACTTATATCTATGCTTGGTGGATGGTATTACGAATCATCATTAGAAATATCTAG
- a CDS encoding anhydro-N-acetylmuramic acid kinase has protein sequence MYYIGVMSGTSLDGVDLALMDFSYEQPQLIHSDFYPMPPAIRKHISALCNSGETTLQALGELDHQLGLLYTDCIKQFLQKYQLSPEQITAIGCHGQTVWHSPNSQYPFTMQIGDANLIAAKTGITTVADFRRKDMAFGGQGAPLVPAFHQALFLKPNQATVVLNVGGISNISRLLPDEEVIGYDTGPGNTLLDVWIEKHQGKSYDKNAEWAKSGKVNTDLLADLLDEPFFVLPPPKSTGRELFNLAWLHKKLEKHTALLPQDVQATLVELTAQSIVEQLNLIETDLERHLLVCGGGVKNSLLMERLAALLPQWQVQTTNDYGLDADYVEAAAFAWLAHQRLNNLPANLPSVTGAKSAVSLGAIYPKEKSVSI, from the coding sequence ATGTACTATATCGGTGTAATGTCTGGCACAAGTTTAGATGGAGTAGATTTGGCGTTAATGGATTTTTCCTATGAGCAGCCACAGCTTATCCATTCTGATTTTTACCCTATGCCACCTGCAATACGAAAACATATTTCAGCATTATGCAATTCGGGCGAAACCACATTGCAAGCCTTAGGCGAATTAGATCATCAGCTTGGTTTGCTCTATACCGACTGCATAAAACAGTTTTTACAAAAATATCAGCTTTCTCCAGAACAGATCACCGCAATTGGTTGCCACGGTCAAACCGTTTGGCATTCACCAAATAGCCAATATCCGTTTACCATGCAAATTGGCGATGCCAACTTAATCGCTGCAAAAACCGGCATCACAACGGTAGCAGACTTCCGCCGTAAAGATATGGCATTTGGTGGACAAGGAGCGCCATTAGTGCCAGCGTTTCATCAAGCACTATTCCTGAAACCCAATCAAGCCACAGTAGTGCTAAATGTAGGTGGTATCAGCAATATTTCTCGTCTTTTACCAGATGAAGAAGTGATTGGTTATGATACTGGTCCCGGCAATACTTTGTTAGATGTATGGATCGAAAAACATCAAGGCAAATCCTATGATAAAAATGCAGAATGGGCAAAATCCGGTAAAGTGAATACTGACTTACTGGCAGATTTACTCGATGAACCGTTCTTTGTGCTTCCCCCACCGAAAAGCACAGGACGAGAATTATTTAACCTAGCTTGGCTTCATAAAAAATTAGAAAAACATACCGCACTTTTACCGCAAGACGTGCAAGCAACTCTTGTAGAACTCACAGCACAAAGCATTGTGGAGCAGCTCAATCTGATTGAAACAGATTTAGAGCGTCACTTATTAGTGTGCGGCGGTGGGGTGAAAAATAGCTTATTAATGGAACGTCTCGCAGCTTTATTACCTCAATGGCAAGTCCAAACCACCAATGACTACGGCTTAGATGCTGACTACGTAGAAGCCGCTGCTTTTGCGTGGCTCGCCCACCAACGCCTCAACAACCTACCAGCCAATTTGCCAAGTGTCACCGGCGCAAAAAGTGCGGTAAGTTTGGGGGCAATTTATCCGAAGGAAAAGAGTGTGTCTATATAA
- a CDS encoding NAD(P)H-dependent oxidoreductase, which yields MSIAKTDILNAFHYRHACKTYDPTKKISDEDFRFILETGRLSPSSFGIEPWKFLVIENQKIKTIIRDIAWGAKDKVTDCSHFVVVLVRQPKTLLADSEYVQHMMRDIHQLPEDILKMRQNFYRTFTEQDFSLTQDSKAFYNWACRQSYIAMANMLTSAAMIGVDSTPIEGFPLEKMDSILAEQGLYDPNTYKLSVMIAFGYRLNEPKAKTRQAFDDVVEWVK from the coding sequence ATGTCGATAGCAAAAACAGATATTCTTAATGCTTTCCACTACCGCCACGCATGCAAAACTTACGATCCTACGAAAAAAATCAGTGATGAGGATTTTCGTTTTATCTTAGAAACAGGGCGCCTTTCACCAAGCTCTTTCGGCATTGAGCCTTGGAAATTTTTGGTGATTGAAAATCAGAAGATTAAAACAATCATCCGTGATATAGCGTGGGGTGCAAAAGATAAAGTGACGGATTGTAGCCATTTTGTCGTCGTGTTAGTACGTCAACCAAAAACTCTACTTGCTGATAGTGAATATGTGCAACATATGATGCGAGATATCCACCAGCTTCCTGAAGATATACTAAAAATGCGCCAAAATTTCTACCGCACTTTTACTGAACAAGATTTCTCCTTAACACAAGATTCAAAAGCATTCTATAATTGGGCTTGCCGTCAAAGTTATATTGCTATGGCAAATATGCTCACCAGTGCAGCAATGATCGGCGTGGATTCAACCCCAATTGAAGGTTTCCCATTAGAAAAAATGGATAGCATCCTTGCAGAACAGGGGCTTTATGATCCCAATACATATAAGCTGAGCGTAATGATCGCGTTTGGCTATCGCTTAAATGAACCAAAAGCTAAAACACGCCAAGCCTTTGATGATGTGGTGGAATGGGTAAAATAA
- the hemN gene encoding oxygen-independent coproporphyrinogen III oxidase translates to MSEVIWDLALIQKYNYSGPRYTSYPTALEFNENYTNVDFIQAAQRYPNRPLSLYVHIPFCHKLCYFCACNKVITRHQHKADIYLDFLEKEIEMRAPLFKNRITTQVHWGGGTPTYLTEAQSSRLMSMLHKHFSITRNAEISIEIDPREIELPMLDHLRHLGFNRMSMGVQDFNKDVQKAVNREQDEQFIEALLKRARELGFQSTNLDLIYGLPLQNVDTFMFTLQKVIALNPDRLSVFNYAHLPSRFAGQAKIKNDQLPAPATKLTILQKMIETLGDAGYSFIGMDHFAKPDDELAIAQQKGVLHRNFQGYTTQEECDLLGLGVSAISLLGDTYAQNQKELKHYYADVDNSGIALHKGFVMSQEDCLRRDVIKQLICNFKLNFLPIEQQYDIQFKTHFAEDLKLLEPLAKDGLLEIGEDNIQVSAKGRLLIRNICLCFDTYSREQAKRQQFSRII, encoded by the coding sequence ATGTCCGAAGTTATTTGGGACTTAGCACTAATTCAAAAGTATAACTATTCTGGTCCACGTTATACATCCTATCCAACAGCACTGGAATTTAATGAGAATTATACTAATGTTGATTTTATTCAGGCTGCGCAACGTTATCCTAACCGCCCCCTTTCCCTCTATGTGCATATCCCCTTCTGTCACAAACTTTGCTATTTCTGTGCGTGTAATAAAGTGATTACACGCCACCAACACAAGGCAGATATCTACCTCGATTTCTTAGAAAAAGAAATCGAAATGCGTGCTCCACTCTTTAAAAATCGTATCACAACACAAGTACACTGGGGCGGAGGTACACCAACTTACCTCACAGAAGCACAATCCTCGCGCCTAATGTCAATGTTACATAAACATTTCTCTATTACGCGTAATGCAGAAATTAGTATTGAAATTGACCCACGTGAAATTGAGTTACCAATGCTTGATCACTTACGTCATCTTGGCTTTAACCGAATGAGTATGGGCGTGCAAGATTTCAATAAAGACGTGCAAAAAGCGGTGAATCGTGAGCAAGATGAACAATTCATTGAGGCTTTGTTAAAGCGTGCGAGAGAACTCGGTTTCCAATCCACTAACTTAGATTTGATTTATGGCTTGCCACTGCAAAATGTGGATACCTTCATGTTCACATTGCAAAAAGTGATCGCATTAAACCCTGATCGTTTAAGTGTGTTCAACTATGCACACTTACCAAGCCGTTTTGCAGGACAAGCCAAAATCAAAAATGATCAACTGCCTGCACCGGCGACTAAATTAACAATCTTACAAAAAATGATTGAAACCTTGGGTGATGCTGGCTATTCCTTCATCGGAATGGATCACTTTGCTAAGCCCGACGATGAATTGGCTATCGCCCAACAAAAAGGCGTTTTACATCGCAATTTCCAAGGCTACACCACACAAGAAGAATGTGATTTATTAGGTTTAGGCGTGTCTGCCATTAGCTTATTAGGCGACACTTATGCACAAAATCAAAAAGAGTTAAAACATTATTATGCTGATGTAGACAACTCTGGAATTGCATTACACAAAGGCTTTGTAATGAGCCAAGAAGACTGCTTGCGCCGTGATGTGATTAAACAATTAATTTGTAACTTTAAATTGAATTTTCTACCAATTGAACAACAATATGACATTCAATTTAAAACCCATTTTGCCGAAGACTTAAAATTGCTTGAGCCATTAGCAAAAGACGGTTTATTAGAGATTGGTGAAGATAATATACAAGTATCCGCAAAAGGGCGTTTATTAATTCGCAATATTTGCTTATGTTTTGATACGTATTCAAGAGAGCAAGCAAAACGCCAACAATTCTCACGAATCATCTAA
- a CDS encoding DUF2489 domain-containing protein: MWTTILFILAIVIVVAMAVYAGYLLLALQKQRKAIENARFARAKRIKESVVIIAKAMQNGDCNHSEGVIRLKMLLDPLGHKLKTYQAMYQLYEVVMDMPTHEKRRELKKNERMRLDLQRESAEADLEKKILLEIHQLLSDIEKISS, encoded by the coding sequence ATGTGGACAACGATTTTATTCATTCTAGCAATAGTCATTGTGGTGGCAATGGCAGTGTATGCGGGTTATTTATTACTCGCATTACAAAAACAGCGCAAAGCCATTGAAAACGCACGTTTTGCACGTGCAAAACGTATTAAAGAAAGTGTCGTAATCATCGCTAAAGCAATGCAAAACGGGGATTGTAACCATTCTGAAGGAGTCATTCGCTTAAAAATGTTGCTTGATCCTTTGGGTCATAAATTGAAAACTTATCAAGCGATGTACCAACTTTATGAAGTCGTTATGGATATGCCAACACACGAAAAACGCCGTGAATTAAAGAAAAATGAGCGTATGCGTTTAGATCTACAACGTGAAAGTGCCGAAGCTGATTTAGAAAAGAAAATATTATTGGAAATCCATCAGCTATTATCTGATATTGAAAAAATTTCGTCTTGA
- the yihI gene encoding Der GTPase-activating protein YihI, translated as MARKKKTRRITDIMPARKVDKKVELPKGKPGKKLTRYELDAKAREDKKKRKHKGLASGSRHSATENNANNQALEKKDPRIGSRKKVPLIVEFVNKPEKGMTIPPMKLEEKAPKLDPMLELEQLENNECLNQLLDELDAGKTLNADDQKFVDECLDRIAQLMDELGISDEEDTEEDLYRTFEKIDINQFR; from the coding sequence ATGGCTCGTAAGAAGAAAACACGCCGAATTACCGATATTATGCCTGCGCGCAAGGTAGATAAAAAAGTGGAATTGCCAAAAGGCAAACCAGGCAAAAAATTAACTCGCTATGAATTAGATGCCAAAGCTCGTGAAGATAAAAAGAAACGTAAACACAAAGGCTTAGCATCAGGCTCACGTCATAGTGCAACAGAAAACAATGCAAATAACCAAGCGTTAGAGAAAAAAGATCCGCGCATTGGTAGCCGTAAAAAAGTGCCTTTAATTGTGGAATTTGTGAACAAACCTGAGAAAGGAATGACCATTCCGCCAATGAAATTGGAAGAAAAAGCACCGAAATTAGATCCAATGTTGGAATTAGAACAACTTGAAAATAATGAATGCTTAAACCAATTATTAGACGAATTAGATGCAGGAAAAACGTTAAATGCAGACGATCAAAAATTCGTTGATGAGTGCTTAGATCGCATTGCACAATTAATGGATGAGTTAGGTATTTCTGACGAAGAAGACACGGAAGAAGATTTATACCGCACTTTTGAAAAAATCGATATTAACCAATTTAGATAA
- the rluA gene encoding bifunctional tRNA pseudouridine(32) synthase/23S rRNA pseudouridine(746) synthase RluA, which produces MALIIYNPPTEPYLDIVHYDDHFVVVNKPSGLLSVPGNQPQYYDSAMSRVKEKYGFCEPAHRLDMSTSGLILFALSKAADRELKRQFREREPKKHYQALVWGHLEEDQGKINLPLICDWENRPRQKICFERGKSAVTLYEVLERYPNNTTRVKLTPITGRSHQLRLHMLALGHPILGDKFYAHPQAKALSPRLCLHAESLEFSHPITQERLVFTVKPEF; this is translated from the coding sequence ATGGCATTAATTATCTACAACCCACCCACAGAACCTTATCTCGATATCGTCCATTACGACGATCATTTTGTCGTGGTAAACAAACCGAGTGGCTTGCTCTCAGTACCCGGCAATCAGCCGCAGTATTACGACAGCGCAATGTCGAGAGTAAAAGAAAAATATGGTTTCTGTGAACCAGCACACCGCTTAGATATGTCAACCAGTGGCTTGATTTTATTTGCCTTAAGCAAAGCTGCAGATCGTGAGTTAAAACGTCAATTCCGTGAACGTGAACCGAAAAAGCATTATCAGGCATTGGTTTGGGGACATTTGGAAGAAGACCAAGGGAAAATCAATCTGCCCCTAATTTGTGACTGGGAAAATCGCCCTCGCCAAAAAATCTGCTTTGAACGTGGCAAAAGTGCGGTCACATTATATGAAGTTTTAGAACGCTATCCTAACAACACTACAAGAGTAAAATTAACCCCAATTACAGGGCGTTCACATCAGCTTAGATTACATATGCTGGCCTTAGGACACCCAATTTTAGGCGATAAATTCTACGCTCACCCACAAGCAAAAGCCCTTTCACCTCGCTTATGCTTGCACGCAGAGAGTTTAGAATTTAGCCACCCAATCACTCAAGAACGATTGGTTTTCACTGTAAAACCAGAGTTTTAG
- the rapA gene encoding RNA polymerase-associated protein RapA, producing MTFAVGQRWISESENSLGLGLIVGVDMRTVTILFPASEEQRIYALDSAPLTRVLFQVGDEITHHEGWKGTVLDILENKGVAFYLVKRSDNGEEVTIKEMDLAHQMTFSKPQDRLFTAQIDRNEHFAMRYNALKHQQAQFQSPLRGLRGIRAGLIPHQLHIAKEVGQRTAPRVLLADEVGLGKTIEAGMILQQQLFAEKVERVLIIVPETLQHQWLVEMLRRFNLHFSLFDEERCADFEDPTSALWINPFTTESQIICALDWLREKPKRVEQLLESGFDMLIVDEAHHLAWSEDNPSLEYQLVEQLARKIPSVLLLTATPEQLGQESHFARLSLLDPDRFYDYQAFLKEQQQYQPVADAVQSLLSDKSLSAVEKNHISELLSEQDVEPILKVIDSNADEEQKALARQELIDNLIDRHGTSRVLFRNTRQGVKGFPRRTYNQITLELPKQYNNAANVLTMLGEKGEKDSFYPEQMFQKLNPDSRWWEFDPRLEWLITFLKNHRDEKVLVICRQANTAIQLEQALREKEAIRAAVFHEKMTIVERDRAAAYFAQQEEGAQVLLSSSIGSEGRNFQFASHLVLFNLPDNPDLLEQCIGRLDRIGQTRDIQIHVPCFANTAQIVLARWYHEGLNAFEETCPMGMTLFEKYQTQLDEILQKPTALEGFDDFIAQTRKQQIELKQALEKGRDRLLELNSNGGEIAQQLAADIAKQDGSTELVNFTLNLFDIIGLEQEDLGEKSIVIQPSSNMLVPDFPGLKEEGSTVTFDRQLSLAREDLEFISWDHPLIRNGIDLITSGDIGKSTVSLLINKALPAGTLLLEMVYVVEAQAPKGLQLTRFLPPTPIRLLLDQKGNNLADQVSFNALQKQLKPIGKNMANKVVKMVRQNIEQLIKASEQKIIAQAEQIIHNAQQLADQTLSAELNRLTALQAVNKNIRQDEVDALENIRTQSLAQLQQATWRLDSLRVIVSNKE from the coding sequence ATGACATTTGCAGTAGGTCAACGTTGGATTAGTGAAAGCGAAAATAGTCTTGGTTTAGGTTTAATTGTCGGTGTGGATATGCGTACCGTCACCATTCTTTTCCCTGCATCAGAGGAACAACGTATTTATGCGTTAGATTCTGCTCCTTTAACGCGCGTGTTATTTCAAGTGGGTGATGAAATCACTCATCACGAAGGCTGGAAAGGCACTGTTTTAGATATTTTAGAAAACAAAGGTGTGGCATTTTATCTGGTGAAACGCAGTGACAATGGTGAAGAAGTCACAATAAAAGAAATGGATTTAGCTCACCAAATGACTTTCAGTAAGCCACAAGATCGTTTATTTACTGCACAAATTGACCGTAATGAACATTTTGCAATGCGTTATAACGCATTAAAACACCAGCAAGCACAATTCCAGTCACCATTACGTGGATTGCGTGGTATTCGTGCAGGCTTAATTCCACACCAATTACATATTGCGAAAGAAGTTGGTCAACGTACTGCACCACGAGTGTTATTAGCTGATGAAGTGGGCTTAGGTAAAACTATTGAAGCAGGAATGATATTGCAACAGCAGTTGTTTGCAGAAAAAGTGGAACGTGTGTTAATCATCGTGCCTGAAACACTACAACACCAATGGTTAGTGGAAATGTTGCGCCGTTTTAACTTGCATTTTTCATTGTTTGATGAAGAACGTTGTGCTGATTTTGAAGATCCAACATCAGCATTGTGGATCAATCCATTCACGACAGAATCACAAATTATCTGTGCGTTAGATTGGTTACGCGAAAAACCAAAACGTGTAGAACAATTACTCGAATCGGGCTTTGATATGTTGATTGTGGACGAAGCCCATCACCTTGCTTGGTCAGAAGACAATCCAAGTTTGGAATATCAATTAGTTGAACAGCTTGCACGCAAAATTCCGTCGGTATTATTACTGACGGCTACACCAGAGCAACTTGGGCAAGAAAGCCACTTTGCACGTTTAAGTTTGCTTGACCCAGATCGTTTCTATGACTACCAAGCGTTCTTAAAAGAACAGCAACAATATCAACCCGTTGCTGATGCGGTACAAAGTTTGCTTTCGGATAAGTCATTAAGTGCGGTCGAAAAAAATCATATTTCGGAGCTTTTGTCTGAACAAGACGTTGAGCCAATATTAAAAGTGATTGACTCTAATGCTGACGAAGAACAAAAAGCATTAGCGCGCCAAGAGCTTATTGATAACCTGATTGACCGTCATGGCACAAGTCGCGTGTTATTCCGTAACACACGTCAAGGGGTGAAAGGTTTCCCACGTCGTACTTATAACCAAATCACGTTGGAATTACCAAAACAATACAACAATGCAGCAAACGTCTTAACAATGTTAGGTGAAAAAGGGGAGAAAGATTCATTCTATCCAGAACAAATGTTCCAAAAATTGAATCCAGATTCACGTTGGTGGGAATTTGATCCTCGTTTAGAATGGTTAATCACATTCTTGAAAAATCACCGCGATGAAAAAGTGCTCGTCATTTGTCGCCAAGCCAATACTGCCATTCAATTAGAACAAGCGTTACGTGAAAAAGAAGCGATCCGTGCCGCAGTATTCCACGAAAAAATGACTATTGTCGAGCGTGACCGAGCAGCTGCCTACTTCGCTCAACAAGAAGAAGGTGCACAAGTATTATTAAGTTCAAGCATTGGTTCAGAAGGTCGTAACTTCCAATTTGCCAGCCATTTAGTACTATTCAATTTGCCGGATAATCCCGATTTATTAGAGCAATGTATTGGTCGCTTGGATCGTATTGGTCAAACTCGTGACATTCAAATTCACGTGCCTTGTTTTGCAAATACAGCTCAAATAGTACTTGCACGTTGGTATCACGAAGGTTTAAATGCCTTTGAAGAAACCTGCCCAATGGGTATGACATTATTCGAAAAATATCAAACGCAGTTAGATGAAATTTTACAAAAACCGACCGCACTTGAAGGATTTGATGACTTCATTGCACAGACCCGTAAACAGCAAATTGAGCTGAAACAAGCTTTAGAGAAAGGACGTGATCGTTTATTAGAATTAAACTCTAATGGGGGAGAAATAGCACAACAGCTTGCAGCGGATATTGCTAAACAAGATGGTTCAACAGAATTAGTGAATTTTACACTTAATCTGTTTGATATTATCGGTCTAGAGCAAGAGGATTTAGGTGAAAAATCTATCGTCATTCAACCTTCGAGTAATATGCTTGTACCAGATTTCCCCGGATTAAAGGAAGAAGGTTCAACTGTCACCTTCGATCGTCAACTTTCTCTTGCGCGTGAAGATCTGGAATTTATCAGTTGGGATCACCCTCTGATCCGAAATGGTATTGATTTGATTACGTCAGGTGATATCGGTAAAAGCACAGTGAGCTTACTGATCAATAAAGCCTTACCAGCTGGCACGCTATTACTGGAAATGGTTTATGTGGTCGAAGCGCAAGCACCAAAAGGCTTACAGCTTACACGTTTCTTACCACCAACGCCAATCCGCTTATTGCTCGATCAAAAAGGCAATAACTTGGCAGACCAAGTGTCTTTTAATGCTCTGCAAAAGCAATTAAAACCAATTGGTAAAAATATGGCAAACAAGGTGGTGAAAATGGTACGTCAAAATATTGAACAATTGATCAAAGCCAGCGAACAAAAAATCATTGCACAGGCTGAACAAATTATCCACAATGCACAACAACTTGCAGATCAAACCCTCAGCGCAGAACTTAACCGCTTAACCGCATTACAAGCAGTAAATAAGAATATTCGCCAAGATGAAGTCGATGCACTAGAAAACATCAGAACACAATCTCTCGCACAGCTACAACAAGCCACTTGGCGTTTGGACAGTTTACGCGTGATTGTGAGTAATAAAGAATAA
- the pnuC gene encoding nicotinamide riboside transporter PnuC yields the protein MNLQAIKNEFLGGWKPFEVVWLSAFLIAQIVIYVQNPESILAMISGISGILCVVFVSKGKISNYFFGLIFAYTYFYVAWGANYLGEMNTVLYVYIPAQFIGYFLWKNNLQKETANTESVISKSLSLKGWVITLTAIAVGTLLFVQALNAAGGSSTGLDGLTTVIVVVAQLLMVLRYREQWLLWIVLNVISIVLWTQANEGSLSMVTMYSAYLLNSLYGYYNWRKLEQVNR from the coding sequence ATGAACTTACAAGCCATTAAAAATGAATTTTTAGGCGGTTGGAAACCTTTTGAAGTTGTCTGGCTATCTGCGTTTTTAATTGCTCAGATTGTGATTTATGTTCAAAATCCAGAGTCGATTTTGGCAATGATTTCAGGGATCTCAGGCATTTTATGTGTAGTCTTCGTGAGTAAAGGGAAAATCAGCAACTATTTCTTTGGTTTGATTTTTGCTTATACTTATTTTTATGTGGCGTGGGGTGCAAATTATCTGGGTGAAATGAACACCGTGCTTTATGTGTATATCCCAGCACAATTTATTGGTTATTTCCTTTGGAAGAATAATTTACAAAAAGAGACAGCGAATACAGAAAGTGTTATCAGTAAATCTCTCAGCTTAAAAGGTTGGGTCATTACCTTAACAGCGATTGCTGTGGGCACATTGTTATTTGTACAAGCATTGAATGCGGCGGGCGGAAGCTCAACAGGTTTAGATGGATTAACCACTGTGATTGTGGTGGTGGCGCAATTATTAATGGTATTGCGTTATCGTGAACAGTGGCTTTTATGGATTGTACTTAACGTGATTTCAATTGTGCTTTGGACGCAAGCGAACGAAGGCTCACTTTCTATGGTGACAATGTATTCTGCCTATTTACTAAACTCTCTTTATGGGTATTATAATTGGCGAAAATTAGAACAGGTCAATCGCTAA